A section of the Alkalispirochaeta americana genome encodes:
- a CDS encoding saccharopine dehydrogenase family protein, with product MAKVVIIGAGGVGQVVAHKCAQVPEVFQEITLASRTVSKCEAIAEDVRRRQGRSLKTATVDADQVPQLVSLLEKEKPDLVINVALPYQDLTIMEACLKTGVHYLDTANYEPRDTARFEYSWQWEYRQRFQEAGLMALLGSGFDPGVTNVFTAWIARHALDELQTLDIVDVNGGDHGKAFATNFNPEINIREVTAPCRHWEEGAFRETPAMSSSTRFACPEGVGMYQIYRMYHEELESLALNFPTLKKAQFWMSFSENYLTHLRVLQNVGMTRIDPVKYQGQEIVPLQFLKAVLPEPSSLGEDTRGKTCIGVIAQGIRQGNPHSVYLYNICDHQEAFLEVGSQAISYTTGVPAMIGAKMMLQGHWMKPGVWNMEDFNPDPFMDDLNRYGLPWTLQDPAQVTIPQADPAPESR from the coding sequence ATGGCAAAAGTAGTAATTATCGGTGCAGGCGGTGTAGGCCAGGTGGTAGCCCACAAGTGCGCCCAGGTCCCGGAGGTCTTCCAGGAAATCACCCTGGCAAGCCGGACCGTTTCAAAATGCGAAGCGATCGCCGAAGACGTTCGCAGACGCCAGGGGAGATCCCTGAAAACTGCGACGGTCGACGCCGATCAGGTGCCCCAGCTGGTCAGCCTGCTGGAGAAGGAGAAACCGGACCTGGTAATTAACGTGGCCTTGCCCTATCAGGACCTGACCATCATGGAGGCCTGCCTGAAAACGGGCGTCCACTACCTGGACACAGCGAACTACGAGCCCCGCGACACAGCCCGTTTTGAATATTCCTGGCAATGGGAATACCGCCAGCGCTTTCAGGAGGCAGGTCTCATGGCGCTCCTGGGAAGCGGCTTCGATCCGGGGGTAACCAACGTCTTCACCGCCTGGATCGCCCGCCACGCCCTGGACGAGCTTCAGACGCTGGATATCGTGGATGTAAACGGCGGCGACCACGGCAAAGCCTTTGCCACAAACTTCAACCCCGAGATCAATATCCGGGAGGTTACGGCACCCTGCAGGCACTGGGAAGAAGGTGCTTTCCGTGAGACTCCGGCCATGAGCAGCTCCACCCGGTTTGCCTGCCCCGAAGGGGTGGGAATGTATCAAATCTACCGAATGTACCACGAGGAGCTGGAAAGTCTTGCCCTGAACTTCCCGACTCTCAAAAAAGCCCAGTTCTGGATGAGTTTCTCCGAGAACTACCTTACCCATCTGCGGGTCCTGCAGAACGTGGGGATGACCCGGATCGACCCTGTGAAATATCAGGGACAGGAGATCGTGCCGCTGCAATTTCTCAAGGCTGTCCTGCCCGAACCTTCCTCGCTGGGCGAGGATACCCGAGGCAAAACCTGCATCGGCGTGATCGCTCAGGGAATACGCCAGGGGAATCCCCACAGCGTATACCTCTATAACATCTGCGATCATCAAGAGGCATTCCTCGAGGTGGGCAGCCAGGCCATCAGCTACACCACGGGAGTTCCCGCCATGATCGGCGCCAAAATGATGCTCCAGGGGCACTGGATGAAACCCGGCGTGTGGAATATGGAAGATTTCAACCCCGACCCATTCATGGACGATCTGAACCGCTATGGTCTGCCCTGGACCCTCCAGGACCCTGCCCAGGTGACGATCCCCCAGGCCGACCCGGCCCCAGAATCCCGGTGA
- the speA gene encoding biosynthetic arginine decarboxylase — MQEMLKRWSIADAANTYGIKEWGADYFDLSPSGEVVVRTTSETGQTETSLLDIIRGAEARGLGMPLLLRIENLLDQQITRLNESFSQAMKDSGYTGSYQGVFPIKVNQQAQIIEEITRFGSRFNHGLEAGSKGELMIALSMIQSTKSLIVCNGYKDPEFIDLGLQTTRMGYKVFFVIETPTELPIILERSNALGIEPLIGVRIKLSSRGSGHWQDSGGDNSIFGLTTSQVVDVMDLLKKHDMLHCLQLLHYHLGSQIPNIRDIRTAVRETARYYADMVREGAPMGYLDLGGGLAVDYDGSKTNFVHSKNYSLDEYTADVVEVLMSVLDERSVAHPTVITESGRATVSYCSILLFNILDVTQYTPGRFPETEPDDAPESIRNMYEVRRTLSVRNLQECYNDAIYYREEIREEFEYGKITLRQRALADNLFMDIIHQIADLLKKVKRPPRALEELQEGLYDIYYGNFSVFQSLPDVWAIDQIFPVMPIHRLNEQPRRKAILADITCDSDGKIDTFGAVHDIQKSILLHEPRDDEEYYLGVFLVGAYQETLGDLHNLLGDPHVVSVRINSDGGFEFVREIEGDSIADVLSYVEYQPKDLVENFRRKLEQAVRDGRLSVAQRRTLLQAYETGMRGYTYYER, encoded by the coding sequence ATGCAGGAGATGCTCAAACGCTGGTCGATTGCCGATGCAGCAAACACCTACGGGATCAAGGAATGGGGAGCAGACTATTTTGATCTCTCCCCCAGCGGCGAGGTAGTGGTCCGAACCACCTCTGAAACGGGCCAGACAGAGACAAGCCTTCTCGATATCATCCGCGGCGCAGAAGCCCGGGGGCTGGGAATGCCCCTGCTTTTGAGGATAGAAAACCTGCTGGATCAGCAGATAACCCGCCTCAACGAGAGCTTCTCCCAGGCCATGAAAGATTCGGGCTACACCGGTTCCTACCAGGGGGTCTTTCCCATCAAGGTAAACCAGCAGGCCCAAATTATTGAGGAAATCACCCGCTTCGGCAGCCGCTTCAACCACGGCCTGGAAGCGGGAAGCAAGGGCGAGCTCATGATCGCCCTCTCCATGATCCAGTCCACGAAGAGCCTCATTGTCTGCAACGGCTACAAGGATCCGGAGTTCATCGACCTGGGGCTCCAGACAACCCGCATGGGCTACAAGGTCTTCTTTGTGATCGAGACCCCCACGGAACTGCCGATTATTCTGGAGCGGAGCAACGCCCTGGGAATAGAACCCCTCATCGGGGTGCGTATCAAGCTTTCCAGCCGTGGAAGCGGCCACTGGCAGGATTCCGGCGGCGACAATTCTATCTTCGGCCTCACCACCAGCCAGGTTGTGGATGTGATGGACCTGCTGAAGAAGCACGATATGCTGCATTGCCTACAGTTGCTCCACTATCACCTGGGAAGCCAGATTCCCAATATCCGGGATATCCGGACCGCTGTCCGGGAGACCGCCCGCTATTACGCCGATATGGTCCGGGAAGGGGCTCCCATGGGGTACCTCGACCTGGGAGGCGGTCTGGCTGTCGATTACGATGGCAGCAAAACCAACTTCGTCCACAGCAAGAATTACAGCCTCGACGAGTACACCGCCGACGTGGTGGAGGTCCTGATGAGCGTCCTGGACGAACGGAGCGTTGCCCACCCCACGGTTATCACCGAAAGCGGCCGGGCCACCGTTTCATACTGTTCAATTCTCCTCTTCAACATTCTGGACGTCACCCAATACACCCCGGGGCGCTTTCCGGAAACCGAACCCGACGACGCTCCCGAAAGCATCCGCAATATGTACGAGGTGCGGCGCACCCTCTCGGTGCGAAACCTTCAGGAGTGCTATAACGACGCGATCTACTACCGCGAGGAAATCCGGGAAGAGTTCGAGTACGGCAAGATTACCCTCCGCCAGCGAGCCCTGGCGGACAACCTCTTCATGGATATCATCCACCAGATCGCCGATCTTCTGAAGAAGGTCAAGCGTCCGCCCCGTGCTCTGGAAGAACTCCAGGAGGGGCTCTACGATATCTACTACGGCAACTTCTCGGTCTTCCAGAGTCTCCCCGATGTGTGGGCGATCGATCAGATTTTTCCGGTTATGCCGATCCATCGACTCAACGAGCAGCCCCGCCGAAAGGCAATTCTGGCCGATATCACCTGCGATTCCGACGGCAAGATCGACACCTTTGGGGCCGTCCACGATATCCAGAAATCGATCCTCCTCCACGAGCCCCGGGACGACGAGGAGTACTACCTGGGAGTCTTCCTGGTTGGGGCCTACCAGGAAACCCTGGGGGACCTGCATAACCTCCTGGGAGATCCCCACGTGGTGAGCGTCCGGATCAACTCCGACGGAGGCTTCGAGTTTGTCCGGGAAATTGAGGGAGACTCCATCGCCGATGTACTGAGCTATGTGGAATACCAACCTAAAGATCTGGTAGAAAACTTCCGCAGGAAACTGGAGCAGGCTGTCCGGGACGGCCGCCTTTCGGTAGCGCAGCGGCGAACCCTCCTTCAGGCCTATGAGACGGGAATGCGGGGATACACGTACTACGAGCGGTAG
- the nspC gene encoding carboxynorspermidine decarboxylase, whose product MERTSPLADPRPYTLEGRPYFQGFDPGAVPSPCYVVDRAALRWNLEVLRDIGDQSGASVLLALKAFALPQVFPLFREYLDGACASGIYEARLARHEFASPPAGKLPDGRSLRPCTVHTFNPAYRDEDLKELLETSDHLIFNSLDQWVARRDLCLGAAETRPLTFGLRVNPECSLGRVAIYDPCAPGSRLGITARELERQRQSHSRQGINPLEGISELHFHTLCEDSAEALEETLEALEERFGELLRNPAITSLNMGGGHHITKPDYNRALLKELITRIRRRYEVEVLLEPGEAAVIHTGILVSTVLDLPQNDTALAIMDTSATAHMPDTLEMPYRAEVWGSTQGGEYRYRLGGQTCLAGDVIGDYSFSSPLQRGDRLVFDDMSHYTMVKTTSFNGMPLPAIALWDSADQTLEVVRLPRYEDFRARLG is encoded by the coding sequence GTGGAGAGAACCTCCCCTCTGGCAGACCCGCGCCCCTACACCCTGGAGGGGCGCCCCTACTTTCAGGGGTTCGATCCCGGAGCGGTTCCATCGCCCTGCTACGTGGTGGACCGGGCCGCCCTGCGGTGGAATCTGGAGGTCCTGCGGGATATCGGCGACCAGAGCGGCGCCTCGGTCCTCCTGGCTCTGAAAGCCTTCGCCCTGCCCCAGGTTTTCCCGCTCTTCCGGGAGTACCTGGACGGAGCCTGCGCCAGCGGAATCTACGAAGCACGTCTGGCCCGGCACGAGTTTGCATCACCACCAGCAGGGAAACTTCCCGATGGGCGCTCTCTGAGGCCCTGCACGGTTCACACCTTCAACCCGGCCTACCGCGACGAGGACCTGAAGGAGCTTCTGGAAACCTCGGACCACCTGATCTTCAACTCCCTGGACCAGTGGGTTGCCCGGCGAGACCTGTGTCTCGGAGCTGCAGAAACGCGGCCTCTCACCTTCGGACTTCGGGTAAATCCCGAATGTTCCCTGGGAAGAGTGGCGATCTACGACCCCTGCGCCCCGGGCTCGCGCCTGGGAATAACAGCCCGGGAGCTGGAACGGCAGCGGCAAAGCCACTCCCGGCAGGGGATCAACCCCCTGGAAGGAATCTCGGAACTTCATTTTCACACCCTCTGCGAAGACTCGGCCGAAGCCCTGGAAGAAACCCTGGAAGCCCTGGAGGAACGCTTCGGCGAACTCCTGCGAAACCCGGCCATAACCTCCCTGAACATGGGAGGTGGCCACCACATCACAAAACCCGACTACAACAGAGCGCTCCTGAAGGAGCTCATCACCAGGATCCGTCGCCGCTACGAAGTCGAAGTCCTGCTGGAACCCGGTGAAGCTGCGGTAATCCACACGGGAATCCTGGTGTCCACTGTCCTGGATCTGCCTCAAAACGACACAGCCCTGGCTATCATGGATACCTCTGCCACGGCCCATATGCCGGACACACTGGAGATGCCCTACCGGGCCGAGGTTTGGGGGAGCACCCAGGGAGGGGAATACCGCTACCGTCTGGGCGGACAAACCTGCCTGGCGGGAGATGTGATCGGCGACTACAGCTTTTCCAGCCCTCTCCAGAGAGGAGACCGCCTCGTCTTTGACGATATGTCCCATTACACCATGGTAAAAACCACCAGCTTTAACGGGATGCCCCTGCCGGCAATTGCTCTCTGGGATTCGGCGGACCAGACCCTGGAGGTCGTGCGCCTCCCCCGTTATGAAGATTTTCGCGCCCGCCTGGGCTAA